The following are encoded in a window of Megalopta genalis isolate 19385.01 chromosome 6, iyMegGena1_principal, whole genome shotgun sequence genomic DNA:
- the cher gene encoding filamin A protein cher isoform X6 has product MPSGNMDKPVIEDNHDGTVSIRYDPREEGQHEVVVKFNGVHVQGSPFKFHVDSLASGYVTAYGPGLVYGVCGEPGNFIISTKGAGAGGLSLAVEGPSKAEISFHDNKDGTVSVSYLPTAPGEYKISVKFGDKHIKGSPYVAKITGEGRKRNQISVGASSEVQLPGKVSDSDIRSLNASITAPSGLEEPCFLKMSPNGNMCVSFTPREAGEHTVAVKKLGKHIQNSPFKISVSDREVGDAKKVKVTGVGLSEGKTHMENKFSIDTRNAGFGGLSLSIEGPSKAEIQCKDNEDGTLNIFYKPTEPGYYIMNLKYADHHVEGSPFTVKVSGEGSNRQREKIQRQREAVPITEVGSQCKLTFKMPAITSFDLAATVTSPGGVTEDAEVKEVEDGLYAVAFVPKELGVHTVSVRYKEMHIPGSPFQFTVGPLRDSGAHRVHAGGPGLERGEQGEPCEFNVWTREAGAGTLAISVEGPSKAKIDFKDRKDGSCYVSYVVTEPGDYRVGIKFNDQHIPDSPHKVYISPAMGDAHKLEVAQFPESGAQPDKPTTFLVRKNGAKGELDGKIVSPSGTEDDCFIQAIDGDTYSVRFMAHENGIHNIHVKFNGVHITGSPFPVKVGKVDADPAAVHAYGNGLKDIKTGQKTDFIIDTCNAGSGSLNVTVDGPSKAAMDCTEVEEGYKVRYTPLVPGDYYISIKYNGYHIVGSPFKVQCTGADLAEKGAQESSSIVVETVQKISKSKQTGPVLPLFKSDASKVTSKGMGLKKAYLGKQNQFVVSAGDAGNNILFVAVYGPKGPCEEITTKHTGRNNYNVSYMVRERGEYIIFVKWGDEHIPGSPYKVEV; this is encoded by the exons ATGCCGAGTGGGAATATGGACAAACCAGTGATCGAAGACAACCATGATGGTACGGTGTCTATTAGGTATGATCCAAGGGAGGAAGGACAACATGAGGTCGTTGTGAAATTCAATGGCGTTCACGTTCAAG GTTCACCGTTTAAATTCCACGTCGATTCCTTGGCAAGTGGTTATGTGACCGCATATGGGCCAGGTTTGGTCTATGGCGTGTGCGGCGAGCCTGGAAATTTCATAATTTCGACGAAAGGAGCCGGTGCCGGTGGACTTTCTTTGGCAGTCGAAGGCCCCAGCAAAGCAGAGATATCTTTTCACGACAATAAGGATGGCACGGTTTCTGTCTCGTATCTCCCGACTGCACCAGGCGAATACAAAATCAGTGTGAAATTCGGAGATAAGCATATAAAGGGCAGCCCGTATGTTGCGAAGATCACTG GCGAGGGTCGAAAACGAAACCAGATCTCGGTGGGCGCCTCCAGCGAGGTTCAGCTGCCAGGAAAGGTGTCCGACTCGGACATAAGGTCCCTAAACGCATCGATCACAGCACCGAGCGGTTTGGAGGAGCCATGCTTCCTGAAGATGTCCCCTAACGGCAACATGTGCGTGTCCTTCACGCCGCGCGAAGCCGGCGAGCACACGGTGGCGGTGAAGAAGTTGGGCAAGCACATCCAGAACTCGCCGTTCAAGATCAGCGTCTCGGATCGCGAGGTGGGTGACGCGAAGAAGGTCAAGGTGACCGGTGTGGGTCTGTCAGAGGGCAAGACGCACATGGAGAACAAGTTCTCGATCGACACAAGGAATGCCGGCTTCGGAGGCCTGTCCTTGTCGATAGAAGGTCCCAGTAAGGCAGAGATCCAGTGCAAGGACAACGAGGACGGTACCCTGAACATCTTCTACAAGCCAACCGAGCCGGGTTACTACATCATGAACCTGAAGTACGCGGATCATCACGTGGAGGGCTCGCCGTTCACAGTTAAGGTGTCCGGAGAGGGTAGCAACCGTCAGAGGGAGAAGATCCAGAGGCAGAGAGAAGCTGTGCCCATCACAGAAGTGGGCAGCCAGTGCAAGCTGACCTTCAAAATGCCGGCTATCACGTCCTTCGACCTAGCTGCCACGGTCACATCTCCAGGAGGCGTTACCGAGGACGCCGAGGTCAAAGAAGTCGAAGATGGCCTATATGCTGTGGCGTTCGTGCCCAAGGAGCTTGGAGTGCACACCGTTTCCGTGCGTTACAAGGAAATGCACATCCCAGGATCTCCCTTCCAGTTCACCGTGGGTCCCTTGAGGGATAGTGGCGCGCACAGGGTGCATGCTGGAGGCCCTGGCTTGGAAAGAGGAGAACAGGGTGAACCATGCGAGTTCAACGTCTGGACCAGGGAAGCTGGAGCTGGAACTCTGGCTATTTCCGTGGAAGGTCCTAGCAAAGCGAAGATCGACTTCAAGGACCGGAAGGATGGCAGCTGTTATGTTAGCTATGTCGTCACGGAACCCG GGGACTACCGAGTGGGAATTAAATTCAATGACCAACATATTCCCGATTCTCCGCACAAAGTTTATATATCGCCAGCCATGGGAGACGCTCACAAGCTGGAAGTTGCTCAATTCCCCGAATCCGGCGCACAACCAGACAAGCCAACTACCTTCCTCGTTCGCAAAAACGGTGCCAAGGGTGAACTCGACGGAAAG ATCGTGTCTCCCAGTGGTACGGAGGATGACTGCTTCATTCAGGCCATCGATGGTGACACATACTCCGTGCGATTCATGGCGCATGAGAATGGCATCCACAACATCCACGTGAAATTCAATGGTGTTCACATAACCGGTAGCCCATTCCCTGTTAAAGTCGGCAAGGTGGACGCAGATCCTGCCGCGGTACATGCCTATGGAAATGGTTTGAAAGACATTAAAACGGGCCAGAAAACAGATTTCATTATCGATACTTGCAACGCTGGTAGCGGGTCGTTGAACGTAACTGTCGATGGACCAAGCAAAGCTGCTATGGACTGTACAGAAGTCGAGGAAGGGTACAAAGTCAGATACACGCCCTTGGTACCTGGTGATTATTACATCAGTATCAAGTACAATGGCTATCATATTGTGGGCTCACCGTTCAAGGTGCAATGTACTg GTGCAGACCTTGCCGAGAAAGGTGCTCAAGAATCAAGTTCAATTGTTGTTGAGACTGTTCAAAAAATTTCAAAGTCTAAACAAACTGGTCCAGTTTTACCCCTATTCAAGTCAGATGCTAGCAAGGTGACAAGCAAGGGGATGGGATTGAAAAAAGCATACCTTGGAAAGCAAAATCAGTTCGTTGTGAGCGCTGGAGATGCTG
- the cher gene encoding filamin A protein cher isoform X5, which produces MVWEEEEVETTWQEVSTFYRHGLKTVTCSPYDCAARGPICYSKIYPENEDTRLIFQSLFYVQSRKAEVKMPSGNMDKPVIEDNHDGTVSIRYDPREEGQHEVVVKFNGVHVQGSPFKFHVDSLASGYVTAYGPGLVYGVCGEPGNFIISTKGAGAGGLSLAVEGPSKAEISFHDNKDGTVSVSYLPTAPGEYKISVKFGDKHIKGSPYVAKITGEGRKRNQISVGASSEVQLPGKVSDSDIRSLNASITAPSGLEEPCFLKMSPNGNMCVSFTPREAGEHTVAVKKLGKHIQNSPFKISVSDREVGDAKKVKVTGVGLSEGKTHMENKFSIDTRNAGFGGLSLSIEGPSKAEIQCKDNEDGTLNIFYKPTEPGYYIMNLKYADHHVEGSPFTVKVSGEGSNRQREKIQRQREAVPITEVGSQCKLTFKMPAITSFDLAATVTSPGGVTEDAEVKEVEDGLYAVAFVPKELGVHTVSVRYKEMHIPGSPFQFTVGPLRDSGAHRVHAGGPGLERGEQGEPCEFNVWTREAGAGTLAISVEGPSKAKIDFKDRKDGSCYVSYVVTEPGDYRVGIKFNDQHIPDSPHKVYISPAMGDAHKLEVAQFPESGAQPDKPTTFLVRKNGAKGELDGKIVSPSGTEDDCFIQAIDGDTYSVRFMAHENGIHNIHVKFNGVHITGSPFPVKVGKVDADPAAVHAYGNGLKDIKTGQKTDFIIDTCNAGSGSLNVTVDGPSKAAMDCTEVEEGYKVRYTPLVPGDYYISIKYNGYHIVGSPFKVQCTGADLAEKGAQESSSIVVETVQKISKSKQTGPVLPLFKSDASKVTSKGMGLKKAYLGKQNQFVVSAGDAGNNILFVAVYGPKGPCEEITTKHTGRNNYNVSYMVRERGEYIIFVKWGDEHIPGSPYKVEV; this is translated from the exons ATGGTTTGGGAGGAAGAGGAGGTAGAAACCACGTGGCAGGAGGTGTCGACCTTTTACAGACACGGGTTGAAGACTGTTACGTGCAGTCCGTACGATTGCGCTGCCCGTGGACCGATCTGTTACAGCAAGATCTATCCGGAGAACGAGGATACGAGATTAATTTTTCAGAGTCTTTTCTACGTGCAATCGAGAAAAG CCGAAGTAAAGATGCCGAGTGGGAATATGGACAAACCAGTGATCGAAGACAACCATGATGGTACGGTGTCTATTAGGTATGATCCAAGGGAGGAAGGACAACATGAGGTCGTTGTGAAATTCAATGGCGTTCACGTTCAAG GTTCACCGTTTAAATTCCACGTCGATTCCTTGGCAAGTGGTTATGTGACCGCATATGGGCCAGGTTTGGTCTATGGCGTGTGCGGCGAGCCTGGAAATTTCATAATTTCGACGAAAGGAGCCGGTGCCGGTGGACTTTCTTTGGCAGTCGAAGGCCCCAGCAAAGCAGAGATATCTTTTCACGACAATAAGGATGGCACGGTTTCTGTCTCGTATCTCCCGACTGCACCAGGCGAATACAAAATCAGTGTGAAATTCGGAGATAAGCATATAAAGGGCAGCCCGTATGTTGCGAAGATCACTG GCGAGGGTCGAAAACGAAACCAGATCTCGGTGGGCGCCTCCAGCGAGGTTCAGCTGCCAGGAAAGGTGTCCGACTCGGACATAAGGTCCCTAAACGCATCGATCACAGCACCGAGCGGTTTGGAGGAGCCATGCTTCCTGAAGATGTCCCCTAACGGCAACATGTGCGTGTCCTTCACGCCGCGCGAAGCCGGCGAGCACACGGTGGCGGTGAAGAAGTTGGGCAAGCACATCCAGAACTCGCCGTTCAAGATCAGCGTCTCGGATCGCGAGGTGGGTGACGCGAAGAAGGTCAAGGTGACCGGTGTGGGTCTGTCAGAGGGCAAGACGCACATGGAGAACAAGTTCTCGATCGACACAAGGAATGCCGGCTTCGGAGGCCTGTCCTTGTCGATAGAAGGTCCCAGTAAGGCAGAGATCCAGTGCAAGGACAACGAGGACGGTACCCTGAACATCTTCTACAAGCCAACCGAGCCGGGTTACTACATCATGAACCTGAAGTACGCGGATCATCACGTGGAGGGCTCGCCGTTCACAGTTAAGGTGTCCGGAGAGGGTAGCAACCGTCAGAGGGAGAAGATCCAGAGGCAGAGAGAAGCTGTGCCCATCACAGAAGTGGGCAGCCAGTGCAAGCTGACCTTCAAAATGCCGGCTATCACGTCCTTCGACCTAGCTGCCACGGTCACATCTCCAGGAGGCGTTACCGAGGACGCCGAGGTCAAAGAAGTCGAAGATGGCCTATATGCTGTGGCGTTCGTGCCCAAGGAGCTTGGAGTGCACACCGTTTCCGTGCGTTACAAGGAAATGCACATCCCAGGATCTCCCTTCCAGTTCACCGTGGGTCCCTTGAGGGATAGTGGCGCGCACAGGGTGCATGCTGGAGGCCCTGGCTTGGAAAGAGGAGAACAGGGTGAACCATGCGAGTTCAACGTCTGGACCAGGGAAGCTGGAGCTGGAACTCTGGCTATTTCCGTGGAAGGTCCTAGCAAAGCGAAGATCGACTTCAAGGACCGGAAGGATGGCAGCTGTTATGTTAGCTATGTCGTCACGGAACCCG GGGACTACCGAGTGGGAATTAAATTCAATGACCAACATATTCCCGATTCTCCGCACAAAGTTTATATATCGCCAGCCATGGGAGACGCTCACAAGCTGGAAGTTGCTCAATTCCCCGAATCCGGCGCACAACCAGACAAGCCAACTACCTTCCTCGTTCGCAAAAACGGTGCCAAGGGTGAACTCGACGGAAAG ATCGTGTCTCCCAGTGGTACGGAGGATGACTGCTTCATTCAGGCCATCGATGGTGACACATACTCCGTGCGATTCATGGCGCATGAGAATGGCATCCACAACATCCACGTGAAATTCAATGGTGTTCACATAACCGGTAGCCCATTCCCTGTTAAAGTCGGCAAGGTGGACGCAGATCCTGCCGCGGTACATGCCTATGGAAATGGTTTGAAAGACATTAAAACGGGCCAGAAAACAGATTTCATTATCGATACTTGCAACGCTGGTAGCGGGTCGTTGAACGTAACTGTCGATGGACCAAGCAAAGCTGCTATGGACTGTACAGAAGTCGAGGAAGGGTACAAAGTCAGATACACGCCCTTGGTACCTGGTGATTATTACATCAGTATCAAGTACAATGGCTATCATATTGTGGGCTCACCGTTCAAGGTGCAATGTACTg GTGCAGACCTTGCCGAGAAAGGTGCTCAAGAATCAAGTTCAATTGTTGTTGAGACTGTTCAAAAAATTTCAAAGTCTAAACAAACTGGTCCAGTTTTACCCCTATTCAAGTCAGATGCTAGCAAGGTGACAAGCAAGGGGATGGGATTGAAAAAAGCATACCTTGGAAAGCAAAATCAGTTCGTTGTGAGCGCTGGAGATGCTG